Proteins found in one Quercus robur chromosome 2, dhQueRobu3.1, whole genome shotgun sequence genomic segment:
- the LOC126715163 gene encoding pentatricopeptide repeat-containing protein At2g36730, translating to MVRFPIPTANPIFPPNSSNCNSNFISKKHQCLTLLKLCSSAQQLFQIHAQIIVSGLHRDSFLLSELIRFCTLSPSKNLRYARSILNGFDDSTPLPWNIVIRGYASSDSPKEAIWIFLGMRRRGIRPNKLTFPFLFKACAAVTAVKEGRQVHGEVVKCGLDSDVYVQNSLISAYGCCKRISDACRVFDEMSVRTVVSWNAVITACVENMWFDDGMCYFLKMRDFGFEPDETTMVVMLSACAELGNLSLGRWVHSLVIVRGMVLNFQLGTALVDMYAKSGDVDYAWLVFDRVQEKNVWTWSAMILGLAQHGSAKEALDLFLKMMYNSSISPNYVTFLGVLCACSHAGLVDDGYRYFHDMEHVHKIKPMMIHYGAMVDILGRAGQLKEAYAFIINMPMEPDPIIWRTLLSACSIHYVNDKDGVGDKVKKKLLELEPRRGGNFVMVANMYSEVGMWEKAADVRRIMKAGRLKKMAGESCVNLGGSIHRFFSGYNDQADYGVIYQLLDGLSLHMKMINLL from the coding sequence ATGGTTCGGTTTCCAATCCCAACTGCCAATCCCATCTTCCCTCCAAATTCCTCCAACTgtaattcaaatttcatttccAAAAAGCACCAATGCCTCACTCTTCTCAAGCTCTGCTCCTCAGCCCAGCAGCTCTTTCAAATCCATGCTCAAATCATAGTCTCTGGCCTCCACAGAGACAGCTTCCTCTTAAGCGAACTCATCCGGTTCTGCACTCTGTCTCCATCAAAAAACTTGCGTTATGCGCGGTCGATTCTCAATGGTTTCGATGATTCGACGCCTTTGCCGTGGAACATTGTCATCAGGGGATATGCCTCGAGTGATTCTCCGAAAGAGGCGATATGGATATTTCTTGGAATGCGAAGGCGAGGAATTAGACCCAATAAACTCACGTTTCCGTTCCTTTTCAAGGCGTGCGCGGCGGTTACGGCGGTTAAGGAAGGGAGGCAGGTTCATGGGGAGGTTGTGAAGTGTGGTTTGGACTCTGATGTGTATGTTCAGAACAGTTTGATCAGTGCTTATGGGTGTTGTAAGAGGATTTCGGATGCGTGTAgggtgtttgatgaaatgtcTGTGAGAACGGTTGTTTCTTGGAATGCTGTAATAACTGCTTGTGTTGAGAACATGTGGTTTGATGATGGGATGTGTTATTTTTTGAAGATGAGGGATTTTGGTTTTGAGCCGGATGAGACCACTATGGTGGTTATGCTTTCTGCGTGTGCTGAGCTTGGAAACTTGAGCTTAGGGAGATGGGTTCATTCCCTAGTTATTGTGAGAGGgatggttttgaattttcaattggGTACTGCCCTTGTCGACATGTATGCAAAATCTGGAGATGTAGATTATGCGTGGTTGGTGTTTGATAGAGTGCAAGAGAAAAATGTTTGGACATGGAGTGCAATGATTCTGGGGCTAGCTCAACATGGGTCTGCTAAGGAAGCTCTTGATCTTTTCTTAAAGATGATGTATAACTCATCAATAAGTCCAAATTATGTCACCTTTCTTGGGGTCCTCTGTGCCTGTAGCCATGCAGGACTAGTGGATGATGGGTATCGATACTTTCATGATATGGAGCATGTGCATAAAATTAAACCCATGATGATACATTATGGTGCAATGGTGGATATATTGGGCCGTGCCGGCCAACTCAAGGAGGCTTATGCTTTTATAATAAACATGCCTATGGAACCCGACCCAATTATATGGAGGACTTTGCTTAGTGCGTGCAGCATTCATTATGTTAATGACAAAGATGGGGTGGGAGATAAGGTGAAGAAGAAGTTGCTTGAATTGGAGCCAAGGAGAGGTGGGAATTTTGTGATGGTTGCAAACATGTATTCTGAAGTTGGGATGTGGGAGAAAGCAGCAGATGTGAGGAGGATTATGAAAGCTGGGAGGTTGAAGAAAATGGCGGGAGAGAGTTGTGTGAATTTAGGTGGATCCATCCATAGGTTCTTTTCTGGATATAATGATCAAGCTGATTATGGGGTTATCTACCAGTTATTAGATGGGCTGAGCTTGCACATGAAGATGATTAACTTATTGTAA
- the LOC126715164 gene encoding ATP-dependent zinc metalloprotease FTSH 6, chloroplastic: MSPALSLSLSHPPIFKSQDFSKDNTNLTKSTHRENPCQKTPLDIKISRRKLIKSTALGLTGGGLSVAQPARAVQESPVEATSSRMSYSRFLQYLDEGAVRKVDLFENGTVAIAEIFNPILNKIQRVKIQLPGLPQEFLRKMKEKNVDFAAHPMQVNWWPAILDLLGNLAFPLILLGLLLLRTSSTNTPGGPNLPFGPGRSKAKFQMEPNTGVTFDDVAGVDEAKQDFQEIVEFLKTPEKFTAVGAKIPKGVLLLGPPGTGKTLLAKAIAGEAGVPFFSLSGSEFIEMFVGVGASRVRDLFNKAKANSPCLVFIDEIDAVGRQRGTGIGGGNDEREQTLNQLLTEMDGFNGNTGVIVIAATNRPEILDSALLRPGRFDRQVTVGLPDVRGREEILKVHSNNKKLDKDVSLSVLAMRTPGFSGADLANLMNEAAILAGRRGKEKITMKEVDDSIDRIVAGMEGTKMTDGKNKILVAYHEIGHAVCATLTPGHDPVQKVTLIPRGQARGLTWFIPGEDPALISKQQLFARIIGGLGGRAAEEVIFGESEITTGAAGDLQQITQIARQMVTMFGMSEIGPWALTDPVLQSSDVVLRMLARNSMSEKLAEDIDSSVRDIIESAYEIAKNHIRNSREAIDKLVDVLLEKETLTGDEFRAILSEFTDISSIEMDRTPIRDLIEA; the protein is encoded by the exons ATGTCACCTGCTCTATCATTGTCTCTTTCCCACCCTCCAATCTTCAAGTCTCAGGACTTCTCAAAGGATAACACCAACCTCACAAAAAGTACTCATAGAGAAAACCCATGTCAGAAAACACCTTTAGACATCAAAATCAGTAGGAGAAAGCTAATAAAGTCAACTGCTTTGGGCCTTACTGGAGGAGGACTCTCTGTTGCTCAACCTGCAAGAGCTGTACAAGAGAGTCCAGTTGAAGCCACTTCAAGTAGAATGTCATACTCAAGATTCTTGCAGTACTTAGATGAAGGCGCTGTAAGAAAGGTAGACCTGTTTGAGAATGGGACTGTTGCCATTGCTGAGATATTCAATCCAATACTAAACAAAATCCAGAGGGTCAAAATTCAGCTACCTGGATTGCCTCAAGAATTTCTGaggaaaatgaaagagaagaatGTAGACTTTGCTGCTCATCCAATGCAAGTGAACTGGTGGCCTGCAATACTAGATTTGTTGGGGAATCTGGCTTTTCCATTGATATTGCTTGGCCTTTTGCTGCTTAGAACATCATCTACAAACACTCCAGGAGGCCCCAACTTGCCATTTGGACCTGGAAG GAGCAAAGCTAAATTTCAAATGGAACCCAACACTGGAGTTACGTTTGATGATGTTGCTGGTGTTGATGAAGCAAAGCAAGATTTTCAAGAGATTGTTGAGTTCTTGAAAACCCCAGAAAAGTTTACTGCAGTTGGAGCTAAAATTCCTAAAGGAGTTCTTCTTCTTGGTCCACCTGGGACTGGAAAGACATTGTTGGCCAAGGCAATTGCTGGAGAAGCAGGGgttcctttcttttctctatctGGGTCAGAGTTCATTGAGATGTTTGTTGGTGTAGGGGCTTCAAGAGTGAGGGACTTATTCAACAAAGCAAAGGCTAATTCCCCATGCTTGGTTTTTATTGATGAGATAGATGCTGTTGGGAGGCAGAGAGGAACAGGTATTGGTGGAGGAAATGATGAGAGGGAACAAACACTCAACCAGCTGCTTACTGAAATGGATGGTTTTAATGGAAACACTGGAGTGATTGTTATTGCTGCTACCAATCGACCAGAAATTCTCGATTCTGCTTTGCTTAGGCCAGGGAGGTTTGACAGACAG GTCACTGTTGGATTACCTGATGTGCGAGGGAGGGAAGAAATATTAAAGGTGCATAGCAACAACAAGAAACTTGATAAGGATGTATCTCTTAGTGTTCTCGCCATGCGAACCCCAGGTTTCAGTGGTGCAGACCTGGCAAATCTCATGAATGAGGCTGCCATTCTTGCTGGTAGGAGAGGTAAAGAGAAGATCACAATGAAAGAGGTAGATGATTCAATTGATCGGATTGTGGCAGGAATGGAGGGAACCAAAATGACAGATGGGAAGAACAAAATTCTTGTGGCTTATCATGAAATTGGGCATGCAGTGTGTGC GACTTTGACTCCAGGCCATGATCCAGTACAGAAAGTCACTCTAATCCCAAGGGGCCAAGCCCGTGGTCTAACTTGGTTCATACCTGGTGAAGACCCTGCCCTCATCTCTAAGCAGCAACTATTTGCTAGAATAATTGGAGGCCTTGGAGGTCGTGCAGCAGAGGAAGTGATTTTTGGAGAATCAGAAATCACTACAGGTGCAGCTGGAGACTTGCAACAAATCACTCAGATAGCAAGACAG ATGGTAACAATGTTTGGCATGTCTGAGATTGGGCCATGGGCATTGACTGATCCAGTACTCCAAAGCAGTGATGTAGTACTAAGGATGTTAGCTAGAAACTCTATGTCAGAAAAGCTTGCAGAAGATATTGATTCATCAGTACGAGATATAATAGAAAGTGCATATGAGATTGCAAAGAACCACATAAGAAATAGCCGTGAAGCTATTGATAAACTAGTGGATGTTCTCTTGGAGAAGGAAACCCTCACAGGTGATGAATTCAGGGCAATCCTATCTGAATTCACAGATATTTCTTCCATTGAGATGGATAGAACCCCTATCCGTGATTTGATAGAAGCTTAG